One Hypanus sabinus isolate sHypSab1 chromosome 4, sHypSab1.hap1, whole genome shotgun sequence genomic region harbors:
- the LOC132392179 gene encoding NXPE family member 3-like, with translation MAEDGNKLIGTANPEEDIPVSCGMWQGIHRITGYKSTSCASDQDVSVAERLRVYHARFDVQNEVQARKTPLRQGSRDSVHLKQSVECAPAAKLPPLLLFLKKSKSDIHSLSQSDSQWSRYPPRKNYSIIQQYMEVLKPDWTHKLLQYGYQSHSFTPEERSEGAAVLKMIEWPKPSNSSVPFRKSSNPSLTHFVILNSGKNFYVGDQLQVMVRMYDFEGNPKQYGGDYLQARIHTPELKAGSAGTVIDHQNGTYHINFTLFWPGKVQVSVSLVHPSEGIQVLWRLREEQPFRVLLRSHFKYGAISETTICNAFLPQTKPLCNFTDLRTGEPWFCYKPEKLSCSSRVNYDRAGYAKLNVKGEDIKFFQSKVNLKKPLLPSTRDYVTVKPSPQAPAVPGKCVRGKPMISPSGFYYKNQWMSSSCKIRRFDTAVNTTDCLRGKKMYLIGDSTMLQWFTYLTRFLPGLKVFDLGSSGIAGPLLAVDKEHNIMVEFRVHGPPIQFYNIWSQLLRYTSNKIDEVRGGKDTVIAITLCVHFASYPIEVYIRRLQYIRRSILLLLGRSPDTVVVIKTANVRALTPSFSLRQSDWFSYQLDLVLRRIFAGMNVAFVDAWEMTIAHYLPHNIHPHQLIIKNEMDVFLSFVCPSEKG, from the exons AGTCTCGTGTGgcatgtggcagggaattcacaGGATTACAGGCTACAAGTCTACTTCGTGCGCCAGTGACCAGGATGTTTCAGTCGCTGAAAGGTTGCGTGTCTACCACGCCCGGTTTGATGTACAGAACGAAGTGCAGGCGAGGAAGACACCCCTTCGCCAGGGCAGCAGAGACTCTGTCCATCTGAAGCAGAG tgtagagtgcgcTCCTGCCGCAAAACTTCCACCATTGCTCCTCTTCCTAAAAAAGAGCAAG tcaGATATACATTCACTTTCTCAATCAGACTCCCAATGGAGCAGGTATCCACCTCGAAAGAATTATTCTATAATACAGCAATACATGGAAGTGCTGAAGCCTGATTGGACACACAAGCTGTTGCAGTACGGCTACCAGAGTCACAGCTTTACCCCTGAGGAAAGATCAGAAGGTGCAGCTGTATTGAAAATGATTGAGTGGCCAAAGCCTTCGAACTCCAGTGTGCCTTTCCGGAAAAGCAGCAACCCATCACTTACACATTTTGTTATTTTGAATTCTGGAAAGAATTTCTATGTTGGAGATCAGCTGCAAGTGATGGTGCGTATGTACGATTTTGAAGGAAATCCGAAGCAATATGGGGGTGACTATCTCCAAGCCCGGATCCACACTCCAGAGTTGAAAGCCGGTTCAGCAGGAACGGTTATAGATCACCAAAATGGAACTTACCACATCAATTTTACTTTATTCTGGCCAGGAAAAGTCCAAGTGTCTGTTTCACTGGTTCATCCCAGTGAAGGGATCCAGGTACTTTGGAGACTTCGTGAAGAACAGCCATTTAGAGTGCTTTTGAGAAGTCACTTCAAATATGGGGCTATTTCAGAGACTACAATATGCAATGCATTTTTACCTCAGACTAAACCACTTTGTAACTTTACTGACCTCAGGACTGGAGAGCCTTGGTTCTGTTATAAACCAGAAAAGCTTTCCTGCTCTTCTCGTGTCAACTATGACAGAGCAGGATATGCAAAACTGAATGTGAAAGGGGAAGATATTAAATTTTTTCAAAG TAAAGTCAATCTCAAGAAGCCTTTACTTCCCAGTACCAGAGATTATGTAACTGTAAAACCTTCACCTCAGGCAC CTGCAGTTCCTGGTAAATGTGTCCGGGGAAAACCAATGATATCACCATCTGGCTTTTATTACAAGAACCAGTGGATGTCATCAAGCTGCAAAATCCGTCGTTTTGACACTGCTGTAAACACTACGGACTGTCTCCGAGGGAAGAAGATGTATCTGATTGGTGATTCCACAATGCTCCAGTGGTTTACATACTTGACTCGATTTCTTCCAG GTCTGAAAGTATTTGACCTTGGCTCTTCTGGAATTGCCGGCCCTCTCCTTGCTGTGGACAAAGAGCACAACATCATGGTGGAATTTCGTGTTCATGGACCCCCAATCCAATTCTACAATATTTGGAGCCAGCTATTGCGGTACACTTCAAATAAAATAGATGAAGTTAGAGGAGGGAAAGATACAGTCATAGCAATTACCTTATGTGTCCATTTTGCCTCTTATCCAATAGAAGTGTACATTCGGAGGCTGCAGTACATCCGCAGGTCAATCCTATTGCTTTTGGGCAGGAGTCCAGATACAGTAGTGGTAATAAAGACGGCTAATGTACGGGCCCTTACACCATCCTTCAGTCTACGCCAGAGTGATTGGTTTTCCTATCAGCTTGATTTAGTATTGAGGAGGATATTTGCAGGCATGAATGTAGCATTTGTAGATGCATGGGAAATGACCATAGCCCACTACCTGCCCCATAACATACACCCTCATCAACTTATTATAAAAAATGAAATGGATGTATTTCTTTCATTTGTCTGCCCATCTGAAAAAGGTTGA